From Methanomassiliicoccales archaeon, the proteins below share one genomic window:
- the rpiA gene encoding ribose-5-phosphate isomerase RpiA: MEDKKKAAALKAVEWIQDGMVLGLGTGSTTFYALEAIGKMVAKGYDLVGIPTSTSTENLADKFGIPLTTLDEVESIDLTIDGADEVDPEKRLIKGMGGALLREKIVASVSEVEIIVVDDSKLVDLLGTKSMLPVEVVPFGHMRVKDRIEATGCQAHLRGEKTPYSTDSGNYIYDCRYESIESPEELEQELDSIPGVVENGLFLGLASKIIIAGKGGIQIRD, encoded by the coding sequence ATGGAAGATAAGAAGAAAGCTGCTGCACTCAAGGCGGTCGAGTGGATCCAGGATGGTATGGTGCTTGGTCTTGGAACTGGATCGACCACATTCTATGCCCTTGAAGCGATAGGAAAAATGGTCGCCAAGGGATACGATCTTGTAGGGATCCCTACATCGACCAGTACGGAGAATCTGGCAGATAAGTTCGGCATACCGTTGACCACGCTTGATGAGGTGGAGAGTATCGATCTCACCATCGATGGTGCAGACGAGGTGGATCCTGAAAAGAGGCTGATCAAGGGGATGGGCGGCGCTCTTCTACGGGAGAAGATAGTCGCTTCAGTTTCAGAGGTGGAGATCATCGTGGTAGACGATTCCAAGCTAGTTGATCTTCTTGGTACCAAGTCCATGCTCCCAGTTGAGGTGGTACCCTTCGGCCATATGAGAGTCAAGGATAGGATAGAGGCAACGGGTTGCCAGGCCCATCTGAGAGGAGAAAAAACACCATACAGCACCGATAGCGGTAACTACATCTATGACTGCAGGTACGAATCCATTGAATCCCCTGAGGAGTTGGAGCAGGAGCTCGATTCGATACCGGGGGTTGTGGAAAACGGCCTCTTTCTGGGGCTAGCCAGTAAAATAATCATTGCAGGGAAGGGGGGCATCCAAATTAGGGATTGA
- a CDS encoding creatininase family protein, whose translation MRIEEMTTSELKKELTKNPVVILPIGATEAHGPHLPLGTDSFQPEAMADMLAERIDGLVAPPIKYGHHSSTKNMIGTIGISFDTLRALSRDILEALVADGFGKFVILSGHAGHVHMAALKVAVEEVVRTSKVKIMLLTDYDIAWEVSEEMGIKDKDGHGGLIETSRIMAIAPGLVGEKRGSGRFCDQEYMVVANPEICYPDGYAGPANEATPELGNRVNDHIVDRLEELIRRNMGD comes from the coding sequence ATGAGAATAGAGGAGATGACCACCTCAGAACTCAAGAAGGAGCTGACCAAGAACCCAGTTGTCATCCTTCCTATAGGCGCGACGGAGGCACACGGCCCTCATTTGCCGCTCGGAACCGATTCATTTCAGCCAGAGGCGATGGCGGATATGCTAGCTGAAAGGATAGATGGGCTCGTTGCCCCGCCAATCAAGTATGGCCACCACAGCTCCACCAAGAACATGATAGGGACCATTGGCATAAGCTTTGATACACTCAGAGCACTGTCAAGAGATATACTGGAGGCTCTTGTGGCCGATGGGTTCGGCAAGTTCGTTATCCTCAGCGGGCATGCTGGCCATGTCCATATGGCAGCACTTAAGGTGGCGGTAGAGGAGGTGGTGAGAACCAGCAAGGTGAAGATCATGCTACTAACAGATTATGATATTGCCTGGGAAGTGTCTGAGGAGATGGGCATCAAAGACAAGGATGGTCATGGGGGACTCATCGAGACATCACGTATCATGGCAATAGCCCCAGGACTAGTGGGAGAGAAGAGGGGAAGCGGAAGATTTTGTGACCAGGAGTACATGGTAGTGGCGAACCCCGAAATCTGTTATCCAGATGGATATGCGGGCCCAGCAAACGAGGCTACTCCCGAGCTCGGAAACCGGGTCAATGACCACATCGTAGACAGGCTCGAGGAATTGATCAGAAGGAACATGGGGGATTAG